TCAATGATTGCATATCGAAAGGTGCCAGGTAGCCGGAATAACCTTGCAAATTTAAATTTAAGTTTGCAAATATGACGAATTTTATTTTAAAATTCAAACTAAAAATCATTAACCAACCTAGTTCATAAATCGCAGTGTTCACTGGGCGCTGATTGTTTTTATAAGACCCAACCTCAGATTTTCTTTTTTCCAATTTAAATTACTTTGAAGACCAATGCGTTCTTTTAACTGTTTGTTTTTATTTGATCTCTATGTTTCTTAGCAATCTCAGCCTTGAATATTCCAGGTTAATCTTTCCGAAACGTATTAATTCAATGATGTCAAATTGAATACATTTAAGACCACTTTACAAATATTTGATTTTGTACCACAAATCGTTTACTTTCTTGACTGTTTTTTAAACAAAAAAAGAATGCAATTTGATTTCTTCTTTGAGGATTCACTCGAATTGGGCATTGGATTTTATCTCCAGTAAATATCAATAAAAAAGGAAACGTAAATGGATAACAATCACTATGATCTACTAACTGAAGACGATATTGAGATTCATGAGTGGTTGGAATCTCTAGATTATGTGATCCAATCAGGAGGCGCAGATAGAGTTCGGACTTTATTGCGGCAATTACAAGTTCATGCACAGAAATCCGGAATTTCCATTCCATTTACGGCTAATACCCCTTATATTAACACAATTCCGGTGGAAGATCAACCGCCATACCCTGGCAGCAGGGAGATCGAACGCCGCATAAAAAGTATTATTCGCTGGAACGCCATGGTCATGGTCGTCAGAGCAAATAGAACTGAAAGTGGTATAGGTGGTCACATTTCCACTTATGCGTCAGCAGCAACTTTGCTTGAAGTGGGTTTTAATCATTTCTTTCGAGCAGGCGGCGAAAACAACGATGGCGACATTATCTTTTTCCAGGGACATGCTTCCCCTGGAATTTATGCTCGCGCTTTTCTGGAAGGAAGAATTTCAGAGACTGAGCTAATAAACTTTCGCAGGGAATTGCAACCGGAAGGTGGTTTGTCGTCTTATCCGCATCCCTGGCTGATGCCGGGATTTTGGCAATTTCCAACGGTATCTATGGGACTTGCCCCGATCATGGCAATCTACCAGGCTCGATTCAACGAGTATTTAGCGGATCGAGGTTTAAAGGATACAAAAAACTCAAAAATCTGGGCTTTCCTCGGCGATGGTGAAACAGATGAGCCTGAAGCGTTGGGAGCCATTACGCTGGCATCACGAGAAAAATTAGACAACCTGATTTTTGTGATCAACTGTAATTTGCAAAGATTGGATGGACCGGTTCGAGGTAACGGTAAAATCATTCAGGAACTTGAGGCGACATTCCGTGGTGCGGGCTGGAATGTCATTAAATTGATCTGGGGAGGTGACTGGGATCCATTAATAGCGAGCGATCACGATGGTGTTCTTATTCGCCGGATGGAAGAAACAGTGGATGGCGAATACCAGAAATATACTGTTGAATCGGGCCAATATACGAGGCAACACTTTTTTGGCAAAGATCCTCGATTATTAAAACTTGTGGAAGGGCTTTCCGACGAACAGATCAGGAAATTGAAGCGCGGTGGTCACGATCCGGATAAAGTTTATGCGGCATATAAGGCAGCGGTAGAACATAGAGGATCACCGACGGTTATTATTGCCAAAACGGTCAAGGGTTATGGCATGGGTGAAAGTGGGGAAGGGAAGAATATAACCCATCAACAGAAAAAACTGAATGAAGACGAAATGAGGGATTTTCGATCCCGGTTCGGCATTCCTATTTCCGATAAAGAAGTTGCTGAAGAAGCCTTTTACAAGCCGAAAGAAGATAGTCCGGAGTTAACTTATTTGCATGAGCGCAGAAAAAAACTAGGTGGTTATCTTCCGTCCCGATCGGTGAAAGTGAAACCAATAAAAACTCCGAGTGAAAAAGTATTTGAAGAGTTTTATAAAGGTACTGATGGCAGGGAAGTTTCCAGCACGATGGTTTTTGTTCGCATTTTAGCAAAGTTGCTCAGAGATGCTGACATTGGAAAATTACTCGTTCCCATAGTGCCGGACGAAGCCCGAACTTTTGGTATGGAAGCTTTATTCCGTCAGGTTGGTATTTATGCCCATGCTGGACAGCTTTACGAGCCGGTTGACAAAGACAGTCTCCTTTATTATAAAGAAGCGCAGGATGGCCAAATTTTAGAGGAAGGAATTACTGAGGCCGGATCGATATCTTCTTTTATTGCGGCAGGTACAGCTTACGCAACCCACGGTATTAATGCGATTCCGTTTTTTATTTTCTATTCCATGTTTGGTTTGCAAAGAGTGGGTGACCTGATCTGGGCCGCTGGAGATATTCGGTGCAAGGGATTTCTTATCGGTGGAACCGCAGGGCGGACCACGCTGAATGGTGAAGGGCTGCAGCATCAGGATGGACATAGCCATATGCTGGCCTATCCGGTACCAAACTTAGTTACTTACGATCCTGCATATGCATATGAGTTGGCCGTCATCATTCGAGATGGCATCTATCGGATGTATGAGAAACAAGAATCTGTTTTTTATTACATAACTGTTATGAACGAAAATTATGCGATGCCGAGCATGCCAAAAGGCGTTAAAGAAGGGATCCTCAAAGGCATGTATCGCCTTGAAAAATCCAAAAAGAAAGATTCGAAATTACAAGCACATCTGTTTGGCAGTGGTACAATCTTGAATGAAGCCATAAAAGCAAAAGATATGTTGGAAAAGAATTACAATGTAGCCACTGACGTCTGGAGTGTTACCAGCTATAAAGAGCTACACCGTGATGCACTTGATGCGGAGCGCTGGAATATGTTGCATCCGGATGAGAATCCTCGAGTGTCTTACATTTCAAAATTATTAGAAAAAGAAAAAGGCGTTTTTGTAGCGGTGTCAGATTATTTAAAAGCATTGCCTGAATTAATTTCCAGGTGGGTGCCTGGTCGATTGATGCCCCTTGGAACGGACGGTTTTGGCAGAAGCGAAACAAGAGAGGCGTTGCGGAATCATTTTGAGGTTGATGCACGATGGATTACTGTTGCAGTGCTTTACAATCTGGTCAAAGAAAACAAAATAAAGCTTACAGTGTTGAAAAAGGCATTTAAGGAGCTTGATATCGACCAGGAAAAAGCGAATCCACTTTTTGTTTAAGGAGATTCCTTAAAGATAACGTTTAACTTTTTTAATTAGAATAGGATAGAATTAATATGAGTAGTGAAGTACGCCTGCCGGAACTTGGGGAAAACATTGAAGCTGGTGACATTATCCAGGTTTTGGTTTCGGTTGGAGATACCATCGATCTGGAGCAGCCAATTATAGAACTTGAAACGGATAAAGCTGTGGTTGAAGTTCCATCCCCGGTAAGTGGTAAAGTAACCAAAATTCATGTCAAGGCTGGTGAAAGTTTAAAAGTGGGTGCTGTAGTTTTATTAGTCGATGTAAATAGTGGGGATACGATTGCAGGAAAACAGGAAGCTGTCGAAGACGCGCCAACAAAAGAAGAAGCCAAAGATGTTATTGAATCAGAACCACATGAACCAGATAAGCCGGTTGAACAAAGTTCGAGTGCTGAAATCAAACCGGAAGCTGCCGAAGT
This window of the candidate division KSB1 bacterium genome carries:
- the aceE gene encoding pyruvate dehydrogenase (acetyl-transferring), homodimeric type, translated to MDNNHYDLLTEDDIEIHEWLESLDYVIQSGGADRVRTLLRQLQVHAQKSGISIPFTANTPYINTIPVEDQPPYPGSREIERRIKSIIRWNAMVMVVRANRTESGIGGHISTYASAATLLEVGFNHFFRAGGENNDGDIIFFQGHASPGIYARAFLEGRISETELINFRRELQPEGGLSSYPHPWLMPGFWQFPTVSMGLAPIMAIYQARFNEYLADRGLKDTKNSKIWAFLGDGETDEPEALGAITLASREKLDNLIFVINCNLQRLDGPVRGNGKIIQELEATFRGAGWNVIKLIWGGDWDPLIASDHDGVLIRRMEETVDGEYQKYTVESGQYTRQHFFGKDPRLLKLVEGLSDEQIRKLKRGGHDPDKVYAAYKAAVEHRGSPTVIIAKTVKGYGMGESGEGKNITHQQKKLNEDEMRDFRSRFGIPISDKEVAEEAFYKPKEDSPELTYLHERRKKLGGYLPSRSVKVKPIKTPSEKVFEEFYKGTDGREVSSTMVFVRILAKLLRDADIGKLLVPIVPDEARTFGMEALFRQVGIYAHAGQLYEPVDKDSLLYYKEAQDGQILEEGITEAGSISSFIAAGTAYATHGINAIPFFIFYSMFGLQRVGDLIWAAGDIRCKGFLIGGTAGRTTLNGEGLQHQDGHSHMLAYPVPNLVTYDPAYAYELAVIIRDGIYRMYEKQESVFYYITVMNENYAMPSMPKGVKEGILKGMYRLEKSKKKDSKLQAHLFGSGTILNEAIKAKDMLEKNYNVATDVWSVTSYKELHRDALDAERWNMLHPDENPRVSYISKLLEKEKGVFVAVSDYLKALPELISRWVPGRLMPLGTDGFGRSETREALRNHFEVDARWITVAVLYNLVKENKIKLTVLKKAFKELDIDQEKANPLFV